The Bremerella cremea genome includes a window with the following:
- a CDS encoding aminopeptidase → MDPRYEKLAQVLVQYSGKVKPGQLVRISGPTIAEPMIIAIYREVIRAGAHAEISVVPDECKRILLEEGSDEQLLYENPLLIQAVETIDCSIGLWGQKNTKALSSIPPQKSTLLSQARKTYFKKFLGRAASGELNWVGTQFPCESSAQDAEMSLSEYEEFVFRSGYIHEDDPVAIWKQLSIGQQKLADFLMTKKEIRFVTPQGTDLTLGIEGRKWINCDGHENFPDGEVFTGPVETATQGVVKYSFPAVHGGRESDGIELTFQDGRVVDAKATKGEEFLLAMLDQDAGARVLGEIAIGTNYAIQQYSKNTLFDEKIGGTFHAAVGAAYPESGGTNESGLHWDMVCDLRQGGQIFADGELISENGRFLNPEFPQPIK, encoded by the coding sequence ATGGACCCACGCTACGAAAAACTCGCCCAGGTTCTGGTGCAGTACTCCGGAAAAGTGAAGCCTGGCCAATTGGTTCGCATTAGCGGCCCAACGATTGCCGAGCCGATGATTATTGCCATTTATCGGGAAGTCATCCGAGCAGGTGCCCATGCCGAAATCAGCGTTGTCCCCGACGAATGCAAACGAATCTTGCTAGAAGAAGGCTCCGACGAGCAACTCCTCTACGAAAACCCTTTGCTCATACAAGCGGTGGAAACAATCGACTGTTCGATTGGCCTGTGGGGCCAGAAGAACACCAAAGCCCTATCTTCCATTCCACCTCAAAAAAGCACGCTCCTAAGCCAAGCAAGGAAGACCTATTTCAAGAAGTTCCTGGGCCGCGCAGCATCGGGCGAGCTGAATTGGGTGGGGACTCAGTTTCCCTGCGAATCGTCTGCTCAAGATGCAGAAATGTCACTTTCCGAGTACGAAGAATTCGTCTTCCGCTCTGGCTACATCCACGAAGACGATCCAGTCGCAATCTGGAAACAGCTTAGCATTGGCCAGCAAAAACTGGCCGATTTCTTGATGACCAAAAAAGAGATCCGCTTCGTTACCCCGCAAGGCACCGATCTCACGCTCGGTATCGAGGGGCGGAAGTGGATCAATTGTGATGGGCACGAGAACTTCCCCGACGGAGAAGTCTTTACGGGTCCGGTCGAAACCGCTACCCAAGGTGTCGTCAAATACAGTTTCCCGGCTGTCCACGGCGGTCGTGAGTCGGATGGAATAGAGCTAACCTTTCAGGATGGCCGTGTGGTTGATGCCAAGGCCACCAAGGGGGAAGAATTCCTTCTGGCCATGCTCGACCAAGATGCCGGCGCTCGGGTCCTCGGAGAAATTGCGATCGGTACGAACTACGCAATTCAGCAATATTCGAAAAACACGTTGTTCGACGAAAAAATCGGCGGAACCTTTCATGCCGCAGTCGGGGCCGCGTATCCAGAATCTGGCGGCACAAACGAGTCTGGCCTGCACTGGGACATGGTGTGCGATCTTCGCCAAGGAGGTCAAATCTTTGCCGATGGAGAACTGATCAGCGAAAACGGACGATTCCTTAACCCGGAATTCCCTCAGCCAATCAAGTAG
- a CDS encoding formylglycine-generating enzyme family protein encodes MYRYLVGGIAVAGLVVLGGLAWLSHNLLLAYMVALLSAALIAGMLFYRAFQKKLSSSPGMKAKSPATTTAASTREQNAMDSEVNDSQDLAELMLEQGRYALLLRPQIAASIPPQTLARAQEMLDDEMTLVPCGDTIVGKGVSDSADLPEHLDGRVVHVEGFYLDRYQVTNEQYQRFVDAGGYEQLPLWDPEIVPAILEFVDSTGIGGPRYWKNGTYPSGQAKHPVVGVCWYEAAAYARWVGKRLPTDPEWVKSGSWPVPLPGSRPIQRKFPWGEAFDQNKTNLWGSGKGGTTPVDDFADGMSVGGAYQLIGNVWEWTSSRFGAWQSSMRPLILDASMRSVRGGAFDTYFENQASCDFQSGDKAVARKRNIGFRCAIGLCDLIPDDAMQADETLDQVETYEEFAEVTQ; translated from the coding sequence ATGTATCGCTATTTAGTAGGGGGGATTGCGGTAGCTGGCCTGGTAGTACTAGGTGGGCTGGCCTGGCTTTCCCATAATCTTCTCTTGGCTTACATGGTCGCTCTTTTATCGGCCGCGCTGATCGCTGGGATGCTTTTCTATCGCGCGTTTCAAAAAAAGCTGTCTTCCTCGCCCGGTATGAAAGCGAAATCGCCAGCTACAACAACTGCGGCGTCTACTCGCGAACAGAATGCGATGGACTCGGAAGTGAATGATTCCCAAGACCTAGCCGAGCTCATGCTAGAGCAAGGACGTTACGCACTTCTGTTACGACCACAAATTGCCGCAAGCATTCCTCCCCAAACATTGGCTCGCGCCCAAGAGATGTTGGACGACGAGATGACCTTGGTCCCCTGCGGGGATACGATTGTCGGCAAAGGAGTCAGCGATTCGGCAGATCTGCCGGAACACCTAGATGGCCGCGTCGTGCATGTCGAGGGGTTTTATCTCGATCGATACCAGGTCACCAACGAACAGTATCAACGTTTTGTAGATGCCGGTGGGTACGAGCAACTTCCGCTTTGGGACCCTGAAATCGTTCCGGCTATTCTTGAGTTCGTCGATTCAACGGGAATAGGTGGGCCGCGCTATTGGAAGAACGGAACCTATCCTTCCGGCCAGGCAAAGCATCCGGTAGTAGGTGTTTGTTGGTACGAGGCTGCCGCCTATGCGCGGTGGGTGGGCAAACGATTGCCAACGGATCCCGAGTGGGTCAAGTCAGGGAGTTGGCCAGTACCACTGCCTGGCTCGCGGCCGATTCAGCGTAAGTTTCCTTGGGGAGAAGCATTCGATCAAAACAAAACCAACCTCTGGGGAAGCGGCAAAGGTGGAACCACGCCGGTCGATGACTTTGCCGACGGCATGAGTGTGGGGGGGGCCTACCAATTGATTGGCAACGTCTGGGAGTGGACATCCAGTCGTTTTGGCGCATGGCAATCGAGTATGCGTCCACTGATCTTGGATGCCTCGATGCGGAGCGTGCGGGGAGGTGCCTTCGACACTTACTTCGAAAATCAAGCCTCCTGTGATTTTCAAAGCGGCGACAAAGCCGTGGCTCGAAAGCGGAATATTGGCTTCCGCTGCGCGATCGGGCTGTGCGATCTGATTCCAGACGATGCGATGCAAGCCGACGAAACTCTGGATCAGGTCGAAACCTATGAAGAATTTGCTGAGGTGACCCAATGA
- a CDS encoding TRAFAC clade GTPase domain-containing protein, with translation MTKRVLVPMESYRLAEAAVPLSCYICGVDNSYSTELCRHCGAPLALSHQARTQGVRPQMLAVLGTAAAGKTVYLGMLLDMLTRQNGRVQVLARGAFSITLQQRTMMALAKCQFPEKTPNEPDRWNWVHCQAKLNNKKEPMELIMPDMAGEAILEEIDHPNAYPAIHSFLDKCSAVILLADTDRIERGGAEQNYFLMKLITYLSEKDGRRNKSKKSTRPVAIVFSKADRCEPCFDNPELYAKEKTPNLWQQVQQRFENYGFFASGVAGAVGFREEPGEGPLAVPLRIEPRGIVEPFEWLVRKV, from the coding sequence ATGACCAAGCGTGTCCTCGTACCCATGGAATCGTATCGGCTTGCTGAAGCGGCTGTACCTTTGTCGTGCTACATCTGTGGTGTCGACAATAGTTACAGCACGGAATTATGCCGCCACTGTGGCGCTCCGCTGGCTCTTTCGCATCAAGCTCGGACCCAAGGCGTGCGTCCGCAGATGCTGGCCGTTCTAGGAACCGCTGCCGCTGGCAAAACGGTTTACTTGGGCATGCTGCTAGATATGTTGACGCGACAAAATGGTCGTGTGCAGGTGCTGGCCCGAGGGGCTTTCTCGATCACGCTACAGCAGCGGACCATGATGGCGTTGGCTAAGTGTCAATTCCCTGAGAAAACGCCGAACGAGCCTGATCGCTGGAACTGGGTCCATTGCCAAGCGAAGCTCAACAATAAAAAGGAACCAATGGAGCTGATCATGCCGGATATGGCCGGGGAAGCGATCTTAGAAGAGATCGACCATCCCAATGCCTATCCCGCGATTCATTCGTTCCTCGATAAATGCTCTGCGGTCATCTTGCTGGCCGATACCGATCGGATTGAACGTGGCGGGGCGGAACAAAATTACTTCTTAATGAAGCTGATCACCTATCTCAGCGAAAAGGATGGTCGCCGTAACAAAAGTAAGAAATCGACTCGCCCGGTTGCCATTGTCTTTTCCAAAGCGGATCGCTGTGAGCCTTGTTTCGATAATCCAGAACTGTATGCCAAGGAAAAGACTCCTAATCTTTGGCAACAAGTTCAACAGCGATTTGAGAATTATGGGTTCTTCGCTTCCGGGGTAGCTGGGGCTGTCGGTTTCCGGGAGGAGCCAGGCGAAGGGCCTCTGGCAGTACCACTGCGGATCGAGCCACGCGGGATTGTGGAACCATTTGAATGGCTTGTCCGCAAAGTTTAA
- the fliM gene encoding flagellar motor switch protein FliM, giving the protein MADNVLSQAEVESLLNAMETGNEPSKPAATASADSQAGHAPRHREKITPYDFKRPERVGKDQMRALQSMHEGFSRNFGAALSALLRSIVEVKLTSVDQLTYSEFVFSLENPSCFNLLVAEPLEGNLILDINPSILYPIIDRLLGGGKESTPATRRPLTEIELTLVSRISDLFLMELKEAWENVLPLDLKVVRVESNPQLVQIVPPNEVVVLVSFELAIGDVRGMINLCIPFNSIERISHKLTANTWFSYGSTEATPQSKAAIGDHIDKAHVNLDVILAETTITMEELLDLRVGDVITTAKDSRTPLQVNVNGTPTFQAFAGAYKGRKAIQIERSYERKKSPPPK; this is encoded by the coding sequence ATGGCCGACAACGTACTGAGCCAAGCTGAAGTCGAAAGCCTTCTCAATGCCATGGAGACGGGGAACGAACCGTCGAAACCGGCAGCGACCGCTTCGGCTGATTCTCAAGCTGGCCACGCTCCGCGTCATCGTGAAAAGATTACCCCCTACGATTTCAAACGCCCCGAACGTGTCGGTAAAGACCAAATGCGGGCGTTGCAATCGATGCACGAAGGATTCAGCCGAAACTTCGGAGCAGCTCTCTCTGCCCTGCTCCGTTCGATTGTCGAAGTCAAGCTCACCAGCGTCGATCAGCTTACCTACAGCGAGTTCGTCTTTAGCCTCGAAAACCCAAGTTGCTTTAACCTGCTTGTGGCCGAGCCGCTGGAAGGCAACTTGATTCTTGACATCAACCCGTCGATTCTCTACCCGATCATCGACCGACTTTTGGGCGGAGGCAAGGAGAGCACGCCAGCTACTCGCCGTCCTTTAACCGAGATCGAATTGACACTCGTCTCGCGAATTTCTGATTTGTTCCTCATGGAACTAAAAGAAGCTTGGGAAAACGTTTTGCCGCTCGATCTCAAGGTCGTGCGTGTGGAAAGCAACCCCCAGTTAGTACAGATCGTTCCGCCGAACGAAGTGGTCGTGCTAGTAAGTTTTGAACTAGCAATCGGCGATGTTCGCGGCATGATCAATCTTTGTATTCCGTTCAACTCAATCGAACGGATCAGCCACAAGCTCACCGCCAACACCTGGTTTTCTTACGGCAGCACCGAAGCAACACCACAATCGAAAGCGGCAATTGGCGATCACATTGATAAGGCCCACGTCAATCTTGATGTGATCCTGGCCGAAACAACGATCACCATGGAAGAACTGCTCGACCTGCGTGTCGGCGATGTGATTACGACCGCTAAGGACTCACGGACTCCGTTGCAAGTCAACGTGAATGGAACACCAACGTTCCAAGCCTTCGCAGGTGCCTACAAAGGACGCAAGGCGATTCAAATCGAACGCAGCTACGAACGCAAGAAATCGCCACCGCCTAAATAG
- a CDS encoding glutamate-5-semialdehyde dehydrogenase: MAIADETDLTTYCLQTAEKAQAASRILATVSGQAKNDWLRASAVALRESFDIIAEANAKDIANAPEYGLTDAQIDRLRLTEDRIEGIASALEQIAMFPDPIGETIDSTVRPNGLSIQKVRVPLGVVFFIYESRPNVTADAAAICVKSGNAVILRGGKEAIHSSQAIVQILQGKAVEFGIPQDAMQLVSTTDRAAVGHFLKLNQFIDVAIPRGGEGLIRRVSEEATMPVIKHFDGNCHVYVDQYADLETGVRVTVNSKCHRYGVCNAAESLVVHQAVAEKFLPLIAAAFAEKEVEMRGDETTCQIVKSAVPATEQDFGEEYLGPIISVKVVADIDQAIAHINRYSSKHTEAIITESLAASRKFTAQIDSSAVMVNASTRFNDGGEFGLGAEIGISTDKFHARGPCGIEALTSYKYIVMGEGHVRS, encoded by the coding sequence ATGGCGATCGCGGACGAAACTGACTTAACAACTTACTGTCTTCAAACGGCTGAAAAGGCCCAAGCGGCGTCGCGTATATTGGCGACCGTTTCCGGACAGGCAAAAAACGATTGGCTGCGTGCCTCGGCCGTGGCGCTGCGCGAGAGCTTTGACATCATTGCCGAGGCGAACGCCAAAGACATTGCCAATGCCCCTGAGTACGGCTTAACCGACGCTCAGATCGATCGGCTTCGCTTAACTGAAGATCGCATCGAAGGCATTGCCTCGGCGTTGGAACAAATCGCCATGTTTCCCGACCCGATCGGCGAAACCATCGACTCGACCGTGCGTCCTAATGGGCTTTCGATTCAAAAAGTTCGCGTACCGCTGGGGGTTGTGTTCTTCATTTACGAATCGCGACCAAACGTTACCGCCGATGCCGCAGCCATCTGCGTGAAGAGCGGCAACGCGGTGATTTTGCGTGGCGGAAAAGAAGCAATCCATTCGTCCCAGGCCATCGTTCAGATCTTGCAAGGCAAAGCCGTCGAGTTCGGCATTCCCCAAGACGCGATGCAGTTGGTTTCGACCACCGATCGCGCCGCTGTTGGCCATTTTCTGAAACTCAACCAGTTTATCGACGTTGCGATTCCTCGCGGCGGAGAAGGTCTCATTCGGCGGGTTAGCGAAGAAGCGACGATGCCGGTGATCAAGCACTTCGACGGCAACTGTCACGTATACGTCGACCAATACGCCGATCTTGAGACAGGCGTTCGCGTAACGGTTAACAGCAAGTGCCATCGCTACGGCGTGTGTAACGCGGCCGAGTCTCTTGTCGTTCATCAGGCGGTTGCCGAAAAATTTCTCCCGCTGATCGCCGCAGCCTTCGCAGAGAAGGAAGTGGAGATGCGGGGTGACGAGACAACTTGTCAGATTGTGAAATCGGCAGTCCCCGCTACCGAGCAAGACTTCGGCGAAGAGTACCTGGGACCAATTATTTCGGTCAAAGTCGTTGCGGACATTGACCAAGCGATTGCCCACATCAATCGCTACAGTTCGAAGCACACCGAGGCGATCATCACCGAAAGCTTGGCCGCCAGTCGTAAGTTCACCGCCCAAATCGACAGTTCGGCGGTAATGGTCAACGCGAGCACCCGCTTCAACGATGGCGGGGAATTCGGTCTGGGTGCCGAGATTGGCATTAGTACCGACAAGTTCCATGCCCGCGGCCCGTGTGGGATCGAAGCGTTAACGAGCTATAAATACATCGTCATGGGAGAGGGTCACGTTCGTAGCTAA
- the folP gene encoding dihydropteroate synthase — MKSIPHSTTLAERYPYRAITWNLRTKKFRFDRLPKLMGILNVTPDSFSDGGQFSSTGKGLDVKAVVDRALQMEADGASILDIGGESTRPYADPVSVEEELRRVIPIIEAVHEAVHIPLSIDTTKAAVAKEAISAGVEIINDISGLEADPEMVPLAVETGVGICAMHMQGTPQTMQDDPQYDDVVLDIFDYLQARYRQLRYAGIDRSKICLDPGIGFGKTHQHNLDLMAKCDEFHTLGCPILVGHSRKGFLAKLLGDKDKDRTLATVGATLTLARLGIQIIRVHDVRANQEALEAFVATGGIDGVALELPETPIP; from the coding sequence ATGAAATCGATCCCACACAGCACAACACTCGCCGAACGCTATCCCTACCGCGCGATTACCTGGAATCTTCGTACGAAGAAATTCCGGTTTGATCGGCTTCCCAAATTGATGGGTATTTTAAACGTCACCCCAGACAGCTTCTCGGATGGGGGACAATTTTCTTCCACAGGAAAAGGGCTGGACGTTAAAGCGGTCGTCGACCGTGCGTTGCAAATGGAAGCCGATGGTGCTTCGATCCTTGATATCGGCGGAGAAAGTACACGCCCCTACGCCGATCCGGTTTCTGTCGAGGAAGAATTACGACGGGTCATTCCGATTATCGAAGCCGTTCATGAAGCGGTTCATATTCCCCTTTCCATCGATACCACCAAGGCAGCCGTTGCCAAGGAAGCAATCTCTGCCGGGGTAGAAATCATCAACGATATCAGCGGTTTAGAAGCCGATCCCGAGATGGTTCCTTTGGCGGTCGAAACCGGGGTTGGGATCTGTGCCATGCACATGCAAGGCACACCGCAGACAATGCAAGACGACCCCCAATACGACGACGTTGTGCTCGATATTTTCGACTACCTGCAAGCACGTTATCGCCAACTGCGTTACGCTGGCATCGATCGCTCGAAGATATGTCTTGATCCAGGTATCGGCTTCGGCAAGACACATCAGCATAACCTCGACCTGATGGCCAAGTGCGACGAGTTCCATACGTTGGGCTGCCCGATTTTGGTTGGCCACTCGCGCAAAGGCTTTCTGGCGAAGCTACTTGGCGACAAGGACAAAGACCGCACTCTCGCGACTGTTGGGGCAACCCTCACGTTGGCTCGGCTCGGGATTCAAATCATTCGCGTCCATGACGTACGGGCCAACCAGGAAGCCTTAGAAGCATTTGTCGCGACAGGGGGCATCGATGGCGTTGCCCTGGAGTTGCCGGAGACTCCAATTCCCTGA
- the lptE gene encoding LPS assembly lipoprotein LptE produces the protein MPNQHTNRRNFLLAAAGMALANMTGCVHYQFGNRSLFRPDIHSVHVPIFKSESFRRDLGERLTEQIIREIEDTSPYRIADAESADSVLRGTIVRDDKFVQGTNPLDDPRILREDLQIQYEWYDQRGQLIRQPTTVSLSQILKTGTITARGILYPEVGQTIVTAQQEAIDAFAKQVVENMQAPW, from the coding sequence ATGCCAAACCAACACACCAATCGCCGCAATTTCCTGTTGGCCGCCGCCGGAATGGCGTTGGCCAACATGACCGGTTGTGTGCATTACCAGTTTGGCAATCGCAGCCTATTTCGGCCTGACATTCATTCCGTACATGTTCCCATCTTCAAGTCGGAGAGCTTCCGCCGCGATCTTGGCGAGCGATTAACGGAACAGATTATCCGTGAGATTGAAGACACTTCTCCCTATCGAATCGCCGATGCAGAATCAGCCGATAGTGTCTTGCGGGGGACCATTGTGCGGGACGACAAATTTGTCCAGGGGACGAACCCACTCGACGACCCTCGTATTTTGCGAGAAGATCTCCAAATTCAATATGAATGGTATGACCAGCGCGGCCAGTTGATTCGCCAGCCAACAACTGTCAGTCTGTCCCAAATTCTCAAGACCGGCACGATTACCGCCCGTGGTATTCTCTACCCAGAAGTTGGTCAAACCATCGTCACCGCCCAGCAAGAGGCCATTGATGCCTTCGCCAAACAAGTTGTCGAAAATATGCAGGCTCCTTGGTGA
- a CDS encoding tetratricopeptide repeat protein, with protein sequence MKTSLILTISLLSALTAVGCTSLGQQDPTPPSTSFNRVSQVSYEEEVQRGQSPDAAPTADRAWWDPTGVGQRALEVTGQNSKDKTLAKQLFAQGEALYEEGLATEGAAREKKMLEAAGYFRRAALYQPGTSIEEDSLMYAGECYFFIDYYADATTQYDNLIKKHPNTKHLDVIDVRRFKLARYWLDRFNKDRPWAIQPNFTDQQMPTFDSFGNAIKLFDLIRLDDPTGDLADDATLAAANAHFREANFETADRFYTDLRQNFPTSEHQFNAHYLGVVTKMKVYQGPAYDGKPLDEAEKLLTRMKRQFPEKTQENIEVIEKLDYDIRAAKAQRLWYMAAFYDQRSDFAGARHYYKKIIDQFPSSNMATTAKDRLVEIEGRPDTPTPPGEFLYSWLDRRKDLPQASATPIESIATQPDQDTTRR encoded by the coding sequence ATGAAAACATCTTTGATTCTCACGATCAGCCTTCTTTCGGCTCTCACTGCGGTGGGCTGCACGAGCTTGGGTCAACAAGATCCCACTCCGCCTTCCACCTCGTTTAATCGTGTCTCTCAGGTAAGTTACGAAGAAGAAGTGCAACGGGGGCAATCCCCCGACGCAGCACCGACAGCCGATCGTGCTTGGTGGGACCCAACCGGTGTAGGGCAAAGAGCCTTAGAAGTGACCGGCCAAAACAGTAAAGACAAGACTCTGGCCAAGCAGTTATTCGCTCAAGGGGAAGCCTTGTACGAAGAAGGTTTGGCCACCGAGGGAGCGGCACGCGAAAAGAAGATGCTTGAAGCGGCCGGATACTTTCGACGAGCCGCCCTCTACCAGCCAGGCACCTCCATCGAAGAAGATTCGCTCATGTACGCGGGCGAGTGTTACTTCTTCATCGATTACTACGCCGACGCGACCACGCAGTACGACAACCTGATCAAGAAACACCCCAATACCAAGCACCTCGACGTTATCGACGTACGTCGTTTTAAACTGGCCCGGTATTGGTTAGATCGCTTCAACAAAGACCGTCCCTGGGCAATTCAACCGAACTTCACCGACCAGCAGATGCCAACGTTCGACAGCTTTGGCAATGCCATCAAGTTATTCGACTTGATTCGTCTGGACGATCCGACGGGAGATCTCGCTGATGATGCCACCCTGGCCGCCGCGAATGCCCATTTCCGCGAAGCCAACTTTGAAACCGCAGATCGCTTCTACACCGACTTGCGGCAGAACTTCCCAACCAGCGAACACCAATTCAATGCTCACTACTTGGGCGTGGTTACCAAGATGAAGGTCTACCAAGGGCCAGCCTACGATGGCAAACCTTTAGATGAAGCCGAAAAACTGCTCACCCGCATGAAGCGACAATTTCCTGAAAAGACGCAGGAGAACATCGAAGTTATCGAGAAACTCGATTACGACATCCGCGCCGCCAAAGCTCAACGCCTCTGGTACATGGCCGCCTTCTACGATCAGCGGAGCGACTTCGCCGGAGCCCGACACTACTACAAGAAAATTATTGATCAGTTCCCTTCATCCAACATGGCCACCACAGCGAAAGATCGATTGGTTGAAATCGAAGGGCGCCCCGACACACCGACTCCGCCTGGGGAATTCCTTTACAGCTGGCTCGATCGCCGCAAAGATCTTCCACAGGCTTCGGCAACTCCGATCGAAAGTATCGCGACTCAGCCAGATCAAGACACAACTCGCCGCTAA
- the recO gene encoding DNA repair protein RecO: protein MSAEKTLAIVIRTVDFSETSSVVTLFTEDFGKITALAKGCKRPKSPFESALDVLTVSRIVFLHKKSDSLDLLTEAKVERRFRAGQKSVDHLYAGYYVAELLAEMTDRSDPYQKLFRLSERVLSQLNDLQEVAPLVLRFEMMLLRYLGQLPELTQCVETGEPIADSGRTPFGLLAGGVLSKRARSGHRHVIDVAVDSLKLLSIYAAEDERWKTTEIPPRLAMEVRALVNRYMSHTLGKTPRLREYLRILAI, encoded by the coding sequence ATGTCGGCGGAAAAGACGCTAGCAATTGTGATTCGGACCGTCGATTTCAGCGAGACATCCTCGGTTGTCACGCTATTTACCGAGGATTTCGGCAAGATTACAGCATTGGCCAAAGGATGCAAGCGTCCTAAGAGCCCGTTTGAGTCTGCTCTTGACGTTTTGACCGTAAGTCGAATAGTCTTCCTCCACAAAAAAAGCGACAGCCTCGACTTGCTGACCGAAGCGAAAGTCGAACGAAGGTTTCGTGCAGGACAGAAGAGTGTCGATCATCTTTATGCTGGCTACTACGTGGCTGAGCTGTTAGCTGAGATGACCGACCGTTCCGACCCATACCAGAAACTTTTTCGTTTGTCCGAGCGGGTACTTTCCCAATTAAACGATCTGCAAGAGGTTGCTCCTTTGGTGTTGCGGTTCGAAATGATGCTACTTCGCTACCTCGGCCAATTGCCTGAGTTAACGCAATGCGTTGAAACAGGAGAACCAATTGCTGATAGCGGACGTACTCCATTTGGACTACTCGCCGGTGGCGTGCTATCGAAACGAGCACGGAGCGGTCATCGTCACGTGATTGATGTGGCGGTCGATTCGCTCAAATTGCTTTCGATTTACGCCGCAGAAGACGAGCGTTGGAAGACAACAGAAATTCCACCTCGCCTGGCCATGGAAGTCCGGGCACTCGTCAACCGATACATGAGCCATACCCTGGGCAAGACACCCAGATTACGAGAATACCTGAGGATTCTCGCCATCTGA